One Actinomycetota bacterium genomic region harbors:
- a CDS encoding recombinase family protein, giving the protein MAGMLVGYARCSTGGQDLTAQRDALAALGVKPKRIYVDHGLTGTNRDRPGLRQALAACRSGDTLVVTKLDRLARSVPDARDIVEELTANGIRLNIGGSVHDPTDPVGRLLFTTLSMIAEFESDLIRMRTREGMKVAKAKGRLRGKQPKLKPAQEAHLVELWRAGNHTSAELAELFAVARSTVYRAVQRAGEPKPTPPPARPRR; this is encoded by the coding sequence ATGGCCGGGATGCTCGTCGGGTACGCCCGCTGCTCAACCGGCGGGCAGGACCTCACCGCGCAACGTGATGCCCTCGCCGCCCTCGGCGTCAAACCGAAGAGGATCTACGTCGACCACGGCCTGACCGGAACCAACCGAGACCGCCCCGGCCTTCGCCAGGCGCTCGCCGCGTGCCGCTCCGGAGACACACTCGTGGTCACCAAGCTGGACCGACTGGCCCGATCCGTGCCCGACGCGCGCGACATCGTCGAGGAGCTGACCGCCAACGGTATCCGCCTGAACATCGGAGGCTCGGTGCACGACCCGACCGACCCGGTCGGCCGACTGCTGTTCACGACCCTCAGCATGATCGCCGAGTTCGAATCGGACTTGATCAGGATGCGAACTCGGGAGGGCATGAAGGTCGCCAAGGCCAAGGGCCGGCTGCGTGGCAAGCAGCCCAAACTCAAACCCGCCCAGGAAGCGCACCTGGTCGAGTTGTGGCGCGCCGGAAACCACACCAGCGCTGAACTCGCCGAGCTGTTCGCCGTCGCCCGCTCCACGGTCTACCGCGCAGTGCAACGTGCCGGCGAACCGAAACCAACGCCGCCGCCAGCCCGGCCGCGACGATGA